The DNA region ATGGGAAAAATCTTGAACTTTGTAAACCAGGACTATTTGTCGTCCCACGCAACTCTCTTTGGCGAGGTTACCTTCTATTTTAGGAGATTCTGTATGATGCTAAAATTGCATCAGAACATTAAAAATTCTACTTTTTCATTTAGTAGTGTCTCTTGTTGTCACCTGAAATGACGTCCAGTATGCATGTTTTGacgtcaaaatattttttaaaagcatttttgacTGAGAAGAGCCTCATCCCAATTCGCCTACGTGATACCAAGAGTAGAATTGTTGTAGTTGCCTTCAACCTCAGAGATACATTAAATAGAGCTTTTATAAGCTTTCCACTTGACTCGACATTTCCTTCAAGCCGGCAGATCGACCGATTTCTCCGCTCTGCAGGACACTTTCGTGCAATATGTGCCGATAGAGAACAAAAGTAGAGATCTTTTAACTGTTATTTCCTATTTATTACAATTGGAGAATGTTTTGTTTACCAGAAACTCTACCAACAACACCAATATTTTCATCCCCTCTAAAAAATGCTTGTTGTTACCGTTGTGTCTTGCTGTGACAAGCAAATAAAAGAGTTAGTACAATGAGCTAATTCACAAGATCGTCTATTTTTATCCTTATTGTTTTGTTATGGTAAATACGCCACGTTTCCACGATTCCGCGGGGTTAGGTAAAATTGGTTTGattctttctttaattgttcATGGTCTTATCTTAAGTTACCAGAAAACATTTCCAGTTTTCAATGGCCCTCGACAGTCACGATTGACGTAAATTTGTAAAtaaggaaaacatttcaatAGTGGTTTTTCGGTCATGGATTTTAATTCAGGATATTTGCATAATGACTCTGACTTGCTTTATGTCCATTCACAAATCGCCATTTGAGTAGAACCGATCGCTTGCAAAGTGCAATCGACCAGAAAACCTTTGGATCCGTGGCAAATATCACGTCGCGATAGACTTAACAAGGAAAGCATTTGTTCCTCGTTTTTCGTGCACCTGTGAAATTCTTTGACCTATTTCGTCGTTCGGTTAATTACCTTTGCATTTGTTGGTTTGAAAAAGCTTACGGCTATATTGGATGCTATACAATTGCCTTTGTTTAACCTGTTAACAGGACGACCTAATGAACTAAAGCATGTAGTGTTTTCGAATACATAAACTACGGCGTCAGTTGTAACGTCAAACGTGGGCGACATCAGTAAAATAACGAACAATTACACTTACATACAAAGGAAGGCTTTCCTTATGCAAGGTACAGATTCATACGCAGATCAGAGTGAAGAAGGAGTAGAAGAGATGCCAGCGTCTTGTATCCCGAGTAACTCACCTCAGTTTTGCCGCGTCTTGAAACAAATGAGTGATGCTGAAGACAGGAAGGCTTGCAGTGGAATGGCGAAAAATGCGACCAACATGTGGAAGTCCATGCCGGCAATTAAGGTCACTTGCTTTGATGATGAACCCTACAATGAACAAATGTTAAAAACGTTGGAAAATACGTCTGTAACAGTGCAAATGGACGAAACAGGCACAACACCAGAAGAAGGAAATTTAACCACAcaggaaaaaaacgaaaaagataGCTCTTCAGAGGCAAGAGACATCAACGAGGATAGCAAGTCTATAGTCACTTCTTATGGGACAGAGAATTCTCCTGTAGATGGCAATAATAAAGGAGGTAACTGTGTGAAAATCAAGAACGTGCAGTTACCGAGAAGGTGCTCGAAAGGGTTTGTAATTTCCTCGCAAAATTCAGGCAGAATAATTACCTcaacaaagaaggaaaacaacGACTCCGTAACAAAGACAGAAAGCTCACGTCAAGATTATTCAACTGGTGTCCGAGATAAGTTGCCAGGTTCCGAAGAGAAAAGCACGATAAAATCTTCCCTGAATTCGAAGACATCTTGCCATGCCGAGAACGCGCCGACAAGTCCTTCTTCTCATAGACGAAGATTTTCAACCGGTGCTTTTTCAGGATACAATAGAAACTCTGATGAACTTAACAATACTGAACTGAAGAATCGAAAACTGAGTTCAGGCGTTTTATCGAACGGTTCTCGCTCACAAAAATTGGGTGACAGAAAACAGGTCACAGTGAATGTTAAAAAGAAGTCTGAGAGAATTGATTTGTCATTCAAGATCGATTCTACTGATGAAGGGCAGGCAAACCAGTTTAGAGGACGTTCGTCAACATACGGCGGTCAAACTAAAAACCAGAGAAGTAGTAGCACTATTGAAAAGAGTTCACCTAACGATGAAAAATCAGTCAGAAGAAAATTTTCGGAACAACAGTTAACGTCTGACGGACTTCCTCGAACATCTGACGAAGGCCTCCGGGGTTTTAAAGAGCACTTGTTTGGTAATGTTGGTGCTTTTCCTAGAGAGGTTTTGCAAACGCAAGAGTTGAACAAGTCTCTTGGACTATCGGGGAGAAGATTACCTTTGGTGAATAATAGGAAGGCTGCTCCAGGTGACGAAAATCACAGTGTACAAGTGAGCACCTCTCGAGACTCTTCATCCTTAAATTTGCGACGTAAATCTGTGAATGACAGTGAAGAGAACCGTCAGTTTCCATACATGTCAACAGCGGATGTAACGCAACGTTTGAATCTTTCCCCTCCACGCGAGCGCAGAGTTGGTATTTCCAAACCACTGCCGCATAAAAGATTATCCCAATTGGATTTAAGTACAAACCAAAGTCTGAGCAAATCTGAAACTGATATGCGCAGCATCTCTTCAGACGATGATGACCTTGAAAAAGCGAAACGAATCAGCATTCCGACCTCCCCACGGGAGCGTCGTCGACTCAGTGATACTAATTCAAGGGACGCCAGAAAATCTCTCAGTGTAGGTGGTAAATTATCATTGAGCAAGTCAGAGACTGATCTTCGTAAGGTGGTGTCTGACGAAGAGTGCGTAGACGCGAAAAGAGCTTGTCTTTCATCTCCACTTCGCGTGCGTAGAGCAAGCATTCCCAAACCGCCCACCACCCCAGACATGACAGGCGCTGCGTCGAGTCCTTTGTCTCCCAGATTGGAACGTAAAATTTATTTAGCGGCAGCCAAAACTGAGGCGCGCCTTCCAGCGAGAGCAAAAAGCCGAAGTGACCTGCAGGCCTCGTCTCAGTTCATTATTGATCAAGCTGAGAAGGAGCTGGATAAACTCAGTGAAAGTTTGCCTCACGTCTCGATGGAAGAAGTCATGAAAAGCTGGCATACGGACCACAAGCACTGGAATGTGGTTTCAAGTTTAGTGAACCCACACAGTACACATAACGCTTCTACCACCGACATGGACTCGGTAAAAAACTGTAGATACATTAGAGAAGGAAGGTCGATGAAGAAAAAACTTTCCAATTGAATGAGATTTGGAGGAAAAGCGATAAACTAATTGAATTTGTACCATCCTGTTAAAAAATCTTCCACATAATCATATTTACAACCTTGCCTGaactttcctttcaaattttattaattgcggatttattcatttcaaaaaaTGTGTAGTTACACTGCAAACActttttattattagttttattgGTAGAGTTAAATCACGAGCATTACGTTTGAATCTTATTCgtaaaaagtattttatcaACGTTTGGCTGTTGTGGCAGTgagtttcaataaaaatattttagcaaAAAATTGATGATAGCGGCCTTATGCACTATGTTGTCTTTCAGGTCCtgttttccttaaccctttaatccctgagagtgattaacatctaatttcaccttacaatatcaccactgaatcccTCATTCAGGTCAAGAGATTtaaggaactgatcaccaacttaagaaactcttcggattgttagacaaattctccttgtcagcaccttagtaaatgtacagagaacagtatggagaatataaatactgattttagggtgtaaagggttaatggctGGTACACAGATATAGCAGCGAAGTGTATTGCCTACCGCTCTACTACGGTTGACTGCGCACGCTCATGCCTagttttaaagaaaacgatTGAGACAGGAGTGCCAGAACTGTTGGGAGGAAAGTAATCCAATTTAAGGCGTGAGGGCAAGGAAATTGTCCAaagagcaggcgtaatttttgCGAGGAAATGCTCAGTAGTCTTTGGTGAAAGTTGTTCTTCATTTTTACAGCAGCAGAAGGCTGGGGCGAGAAGACATTTATACCAGAGGGGTGAGCGACGGACGGTCAAAATGAAAGAGTGCAGAGAGGAGGTGGGGCTGGAGAAATAACACCTTCTATCTTCACACCTTTCCTCGTCCCTCCCCCGCACCGTTCACTCTAAATCAAATATTTTCGGTGGAAACTCGCCCCAACAAGACGCCCGCgctgccagaaaaaaaaatggataagaTCTGTAAGTGAAGGACTTTGACGGAAGGCAGAATTGTCGTCGGATTTTGGGTAAAGGATGTGAATAACAATCGATGTATCTCGTCGGCTTTCACGTTAATCATGTTCCAAAAGTTATTATTTACATTCCTGTGCAGTATATGTATGTTAAGTGGAAATGAGTTACTCCTAAATAAACATCGCTTAAAATCGTGGTTTCCTTTTGTTTACCTTGGGGCCGGCAGAATACATACAATTCTCGGAGCATTTGTGTTATAAATGAGCCCTTTTTAATGATTAAGCAGTGTTTTAGCCCGCCCATGTTAGGCATGTTAATCTTCAAATGCTATATGCTAACTGATCCAACAGCCGGTTGACCTCTGCAGGTCAGAACCTGTCTCGTCACGTACAGTAAGCATGATCATAATCCCAGGAATAGACAACCGATCCGACCCTGATGACGATTTTGTTGTGATTCGATCTTGTCCACATTAGAAAACAAGAGAGAACAGAGCGGTAGTTTTACACGAGTGGAACAGTTCAGAAAGTCTAACGATTTCGACTCGAAGAAGTTGCAAGAAGCAGCTGAAGAAACTAACATTAATAGCTTATTTGAGGagatgagagagagagagaacatATCAATTTGGAGGGTAATGGTTTGAATCAGAAACTAAGATTCTAGCTAGAGATAAATAGGTTACGTAATGTTTCCACGATCATGGATCGGACTTCAGATCTATTTGCATTGGTattggtttgattttcatcgGCTTTCTGCTCTCGAGTGGTTGGTTTATAACTTtataaattgagaaaaaaatattacgacatctttaacttttttttttttttcattttaaaaccaAACATCGACATAGCATTTCTTAAATGCTGTGTCAATATTTGGGCGACACCTGAtgaccttttaaaatttttgtttttgttgctgacTGGTACTATGTGGGCTTGCAACGATTCGTTCAGTCCTTAAAAGCTTAAAGGAAGCGGAAACCGTCGAAAAAATACTGACACGAATTTTTCTCAATTGAGATCATTTCcgctgaaaaattaaaaatagcatGAACTTATGAAAAGGCTTCAAAAGAAGTCGCGCTCTCACTGTGAGCAACAGTAAGATCGAATAGGTCGGTGGTAGACTTTTTGGGTGATCTTACCGTCTTGTACTTTGAGAGATTGCTATCGACCACggactttgtttgttttccttcaaaactCATTCGTTAAAAAGATGAGTATCAGCGGCGAGAGTGGAATAACAACGCCATCCATTTCTTTAACATCACCGCTGGAAACCAACGTAAGGATGATATTTTTTCCGATGGTAGAAAAGGCAGGCTTCCTGAAATCCGCAAACTTCGCCAAAACAGCAGATGCGACCCGCGTGAAATCAAAAACCCGGCAAATTGATCTGGGTAATTTTTTCACGGATCAGTTCGTGTCAAATAAGGCGAATCCAGATTACAATGATCACAAGGAGCACGTCACCACAACAAGAAACAGTCAAGAACGACAAAATAGGGCGCATGCAGCCGAACACGATTCAAAGGTTTCTGGGATCATgtttgggaaaaaaacaaatataaaaaaaggaaacaagaccGTGTCTTCAGGAGGAACGACCCAAAATGGACCGCAGTCCTTTTCAGGTGTGAAAACCGCACGCGACACAAGATCAAGCGGTATTAAGCAGCAATCTGATAAATCAAATGGGGCAGTTTACCATTTAACTTCATCCAAGTTGGCATTGAGGGAGACGTTGCTAACGCCTTCAGTCAACGGCAAAGAAGGGagtaagaaaaaaactattaaacCATCAGAGGTGAAACTCGAGCCTTATTTGTTACCTCGTGTCGATCATTCTCCACGAGCACCTTTGCGCATATCAGTAATACCCAGCCGTGAGGGGCACGCAAGACGAATTTCACCGcgcttttcatttgaaaaagtaaatgaagagTCTTCTACTAGGGCTATAAGAACAGGCATGGATCATAGTCCGAGAAAACCTAAATATCTTGGTACAAAGGTTTCAAGTGGAGCTAAGGACAGATCAAAAAGTCCTGGGAAATTTTCACCCCCGAATGTATCAACCGCGCGTAAGAAAATCGACAAACCAGGAGGACATTGTTTGGAGGATGGGATGGACGATATGGTGCTACCAAAAGTAACAATCAACGAGGTTTTGCAATCTTGGAACATAAATCCACAGAAAACAAGATCTGTCAGTCATCTGGTCGGAAAAGATCCAATGGAATTTCTATTAAAGGACCGATCACTTTCGGATCCAAAGAATCCGCCGATTTCTTACGAAGAACTCCGAGGTTGTCGATATTTGCGGACTGATAAGGACGATCAAGCCCTTCATGGCAAGCTATGTTCTTGTAATTCGTGTGAACACGGGGAAGGGCTAAAAAAATCGCCATATTTGAACTCATAGAAGGTATCATAGTGCATCGGTTATATATCTACTCAACTATGACAGGATCATGAACACCAGCACAATTTATTAATGCATTATAAAAGTTCTGACCGTCAATGATATCCGTTGAAGTGGCTCCTATGTTCAGTATGTAAGAGCAATATCGATCATATAGCTGAGGCCGTTGCGAAGTCCCTTATAAATATTTACCGAATACACGTGAGGCATATATTGCATCAAACACTCGAATATAATTAACTTACACTTAAACAAAATAACGAGATCAAATGTCTGAAGTCAATTTCACTTCCCTAAAGCCTTCAATTTTGCTGAATCATTAAATAGCATAACGGCGATGGTCATGTTATGTTATCATATTGGACTGTCGAATATAGATACTTGTTAAGTCGAGTCGCAAAATATGTACGAACTGCGAGTCTGATATAATCGCTAATTGCCAGTTTACCCTTACGTACGATCTGTTATGAAAACATGACCGACAATTTTAGCAATGTTTTCATAAATGTCATAGAAAGTAAATATTTAAGTGaggaggaaattaaaaacattccataaattgtgattatttttacaGTGAACAGATTTTCCTTATTGTCAGCAGGTCAAAAAGTCTCGCATGATCTGTCATTCCTGTAAATTAATTAGCTAATTGCTGCGGTGATGTATATAAATTTTCCGCCAATAACAAACACGTATTTTAAATCCTAGGGTTACAGTGTAAGCagtgtttgaaaatttatttttaattagtatATATTGTAATCTTATAAAATACAGTATATGAAACACTCAAGGATAGTTTATGACACAAGTCTGCGTGAGTGAAGGAAGTATTCAGTAGGCGTCAGGAGGAGCCCATTACTGGGGTCCTGGTGTCAGTAgatcaagtttgaaaaatcgTTATAACAGGCTGGTATTATCACAacgaaataaattaaaagcgGATCGACTGTGGTTCATCCTATTATAATCCCAAGGGGTTTTAAAAACTTCCAGTGCTTCTAACCGGGAGGCTTATAACGCTAGTTAGGAGGGCTGACTAAAAACTTATCAACAGCCGAAATGCTCATAAAATTGACTGGTTCTTTTAGAACAGTCACCCAGCTCTAACGAGAATAACAGCATGAATTTTTCTGGTCGCAAAATCCCTTAAAGTTAAAATAAAGAGGAAATAATGGggccattattttctcttgttaaaTAGTAGGGAGGAAGTGATCCAATAGAAATCTCTCAGAAGGCTCCACAACCACCGCTGTTCGGAAATGAATCAAAGCGACTCCAGGAGGCTTCGGAAATCGAGCCTACACTCTCAGGATGAGGGGCTGATAAAATAGGGAGGAGAAATTAAGGAGCCAGTCAAATGATAATCAAAGAGAACAAGAAGGAAGTGGGAAAGAGGAAGCTTTTTGGGGCGACGATGATgagtttgtatttttgtaattAATGTGTGCGAGGCGGCGTGGCATGTGAAACATGGTGCGAGACGTGCGAGGCATGTTGCGCAGTCCTGGCCATAGACAGTTTTGTCTATACCATTTCCTGTGATATAGTTGATCCAGACAAGCCAAAAGAAACTGATGTGGCCAAGAGAGGATTGGGacgattatttttctttctagcTTTCTCATGGCAGCTACGTTGTAATGCGAAGGAGACGGCAGAacagaattaaaaatttcaagaaagacAGCATCGACTTATCTATTTCTTTAAGGCAAATCGAAGCGTGAGAGGCttaaaaagacaaacttttaaaacaattaacttTAATTCAATGAAGCCAACTGTACTGAACAATCGTATCACAACGCGACAACAGGTCCTTAAtattaccattaaaaaaaacttgaggGATTTCTTTGTAACTAAAAGAACATTGCTATtttacaagagaatataaactgtatTTTATCAGGAGCCCATAACTTCAATCATGGGCTCCTGATTTTATCATACTTACTTAATCATCGCGTGGGTGCCAGCGATTTTTATTATGCTCTACAAATTTCTCCGATCACAAATATACTGATAGCTTTCTAAAATGAACCACTAAATTATGGAAAAAAGGCTCTATTATGAACATTTATGCATCAACAATACCGCACAATGCGGCAAAATCCTGTAAGCCCGAAGAAGAACAAGCGGCAACGATACTCGATTCCCTCAACAAAAATTGTAAAGGGTAGATTCCACAAAAACCAGCCAAGAACGCTTCGAGTGATTGTGAGAGAGAAAATTCATCTCAGAAGGAGAGAGAAAGTCAAAATTTGTTCGTTCGATCCAGGCTCTTGCGTTTCCAAAATATATTGGCGGCCGAAATCGAACGTTCCTTTACGTGACGTTTGTTATGCAAGCATTTTCTAGCAGCAAAACAATACTAAActatataaaatatttttcatatatttaaatctgaaaaatttCCGTAAAAGAAATGTGTTTTGCAATGGCTCGCATGACTCGCATGCCTTCAGAGTGGCGgaatcggatccttgtgttaTGTGCAAAGGTTTCTGGGATAGTCGGTGTTGTTAGAAGGAACTCTAGAGTGAAAGGTTGTTTTACGCCCGAATCAAAACGATTTTGGTGTAAGTTCGACGATTTTCCGCCACGTAAACGCAGGGTTATACTCGACTTCCCATGGCCACTCCTTTGTTTCTCGAAATATCTGGCAGAACCACTTTCATTTATATTGTGACCTTTGTGCTTGATTACGTTAGCCCATTCTCTAATTggtttaatacatttttttttcaaagtttatcaTCTTTGCGCTGATATAAACTTTGCCAGGTTTTATTATAAGCGACGCACGTAATCTGAGCGATTTTCCGAAAGACGTCCTTGAAGGTCCTCAAGTAAccttaaataaaacatttttgtacaATTGGCTGTTGCTGACCATTGTGAATGACTGATAAACAGGGTGATCGACACTTTTATTGCAATAACTTTGGCATAATCTTAACATTTCACTTCTTTGCACCGTTCTTAAAATTTGACCAATACCTCTCATACGGGTGATTGTGACGTACCAATTTGATTTACAGGACTAAAATCTCATCAGATACCAATTATTACGTAGAGTATCCAGCAATCTGAGGTACAATTTTGGCAAGCGATTGTACCGTATTCTTTTGCGAAAAATTATAGtcgccatctttgtttttaCGGTGGCGAGAGGCTCGGGAGGGAAATATCTTGAAACTGAAGGGGTGAGTGACCGTCAAAAtgaaggagaggggaggggttTGCCCCTTCCTAACTCTAACTCTAAATAGAAAATGGCTGGTTGGACAAACAATCGCAAGCTTGTACCATTAATGTGTCCTAATATAGACGCCCACATTGCATTTTCGTTTTTAGGAATAAGAGGGGCTtaccttttttatttaagttaaggCGAACATGTTCTCCTCTTGTGCATCATGTGAACGCCcctaattttgaatttaaacttCACGCGCCAAAATGTAAAAAACTACTTAAACCTATGTACCCATTAAGATCAACGGGGAGGAAGCAGGTCTAAAAGAAAACACTGATTAAAAGAGGAGGGTGCCCAATACCTTGTTAAACTCACATCTTAGGAAAAATTGCTCAAATCAAAGTTCCCTTTATGGACTGGATATCAGTATTTAAAAAGAATCACCACGATTAAAAGCTTAAGCCTGGGCATTTATGTCATCCAAATAACATTACCTGTTACGTGCAATGTCGTAGCCAAGCAAAATTTCATATTCACATTGTTCTAGAAAATGAAAGTCAGGATACAGACTCACGCCTATGTATCCGGGGCGGGTAATTCTTTGGATAACTGTAAAAAGAGCTGACGTATTTCGGGCGGACGAGTTGACCTAAGCCGGTCTGAAAAAATGCCCTACGGCCCCACACTTGCACTTCTCTGTCGGATTTTCCGAGAACATGAATTCTAATCGTTTCGGAAAGTGACGTCATATTACTTTTCCGcaaaaaaagtgttttgaaaattctATACCTTGCTATTCGAGGAAACGTTTTAAGTGACCTTCTTGGTGCTGGTAGCTTTgaacaaaaagggaaatttccctctAAAGCACTTAAAACTCACGAGCATTGAACACTCCTCGTTCGTAGCTATATCAAACGATTGACATTTAAAGCCTCTGGGTGTCACGCAATACATATTCTAGCTATTGTTGGCAATTTAAGTTCAGCGAACACGGACGACTTAGATGTAAGTATAAGCAAACGGGAACAGATTGTTGTGAAAAATCTAGCGGAAATCGTAAATAGATTCAGACAAAGAATCGATCTAGCCACTAGAAGGAAAACCACCAGACTATCTTTCACGTTTTAACTCTCCCACAATCTCATATGGGAAGATTTTCAAGTACCATGCCAGCCCATCTATAAAACCAAACAGTGGAAGAAGAACCCGTGGGAAGCAGCCTTTTAAGTTTGTAGTCCCTGTAGCTACACAGGTGttcttattaattttaatttctctctCCTCACAAACAATCAATGAATGGAGCTCCCTCCCCGAAGATGTAATAAGTACAACGTCCGTCGGATAGTTTTGAATCTAATTTAGTGAATACTATGAGTAATTTACTGTTctaatttttatttagattttaaACTATTGCATGATTTTGAAGCTTTCAGATTTTTTacattactattatcatcattttattatGGTCATtactatttatttgttttaaagagtTGGTGTGA from Pocillopora verrucosa isolate sample1 chromosome 1, ASM3666991v2, whole genome shotgun sequence includes:
- the LOC131772501 gene encoding uncharacterized protein; amino-acid sequence: MSISGESGITTPSISLTSPLETNVRMIFFPMVEKAGFLKSANFAKTADATRVKSKTRQIDLGNFFTDQFVSNKANPDYNDHKEHVTTTRNSQERQNRAHAAEHDSKVSGIMFGKKTNIKKGNKTVSSGGTTQNGPQSFSGVKTARDTRSSGIKQQSDKSNGAVYHLTSSKLALRETLLTPSVNGKEGSKKKTIKPSEVKLEPYLLPRVDHSPRAPLRISVIPSREGHARRISPRFSFEKVNEESSTRAIRTGMDHSPRKPKYLGTKVSSGAKDRSKSPGKFSPPNVSTARKKIDKPGGHCLEDGMDDMVLPKVTINEVLQSWNINPQKTRSVSHLVGKDPMEFLLKDRSLSDPKNPPISYEELRGCRYLRTDKDDQALHGKLCSCNSCEHGEGLKKSPYLNS